In Epinephelus lanceolatus isolate andai-2023 chromosome 16, ASM4190304v1, whole genome shotgun sequence, one DNA window encodes the following:
- the nfyc gene encoding nuclear transcription factor Y subunit gamma isoform X4 → MSADAFGAGGSDAQQTLQSFWPRVMEEIRNLTVDFRVQELPLARIKKIMKLDEDVKMISAEAPVLFAKAAQIFITELTLRAWIHTEDNKRRTLQRNDIAMAITKFDQFDFLIDIVPRDDLKPPKRQEEMRQSVAPAEPVQYYFTLAQQPGAVQVQGTQQGQQPGAQTATTIQPGQIIIAQSQQGQSAPVAMQVSEGQQVQIVQAAQGQAQTAQPQGQTMQVMQQIITNTGEIQQIPVQLNTGQLQYIRLAQPVSGAQVVQGQIQTLANTQQITQAEVQQGQQQFNQFTDGQQLYQIQQVTMPAGQELTQPMFIQSTNQTADTQVTQVSTE, encoded by the exons ATGTCCGCAGATGCATTTGGAGCCGGGGGCAGCGATGCCCAGCAAACCCTGCAGTCCTTCTGGCCTCGTGTCATGGAGGAGATCAGGAACCTGACTGTG GATTTCCGTGTGCAGGAGCTGCCTCTTGCTCGAATCAAGAAAATCATGAAGCTGGATGAGGATGTCAAG ATGATCAGTGCAGAGGCTCCGGTCCTGTTTGCCAAGGCAGCTCAGATCTTCATCACAGAGCTCACCCTCAGAGCATGGATCCACACCGAGGACAATAAGAGACGCACGCTACAG aggAACGACATCGCCATGGCAATAACAAAGTTTGACCAGTTTGACTTCCTGATCGACATTGTGCCGCGGGATGACCTGAAGCCGCCTAAACGACAG GAGGAGATGCGCCAGTCGGTCGCCCCAGCAGAGCCGGTGCAGTACTACTTCACTTTGGCCCAGCAGCCTGGAGCTGTACAGGTGCAGGGCACACAACAGGGCCAGCAGCCAGGTGCACAAACAGCCACGACCATCCAGCCTGGACAGATCATCATCGCTCAGTCACAGCAAGGACAG AGTGCACCTGTGGCCATGCAGGTGAGTGAGGGCCAACAGGTACAGATTGTCCAAGCTGCCCAGGGTCAAGCCCAGACAGCTCAACCCCAAGGCCAGACCATGCAGGTCATGCAGCAGATCATCACCAACACAGGAGAGATCCAGCAAATCCcg GTGCAGCTAAACACGGGCCAGCTACAATACATCCGTCTAGCTCAGCCTGTGTCTGGAGCACAAGTGGTCCAAGGACAGATTCAGACTCTTGCCAACACCCAGCAG atcACACAGGCAGAGGTACAGCAAGGACAGCAGCAGTTCAACCAGTTTACTGATGGACAG CAGTTGTATCAGATCCAGCAGGTGACGATGCCAGCAGGACAGGAGTTGACCCAACCGATGTTCATTCAGTCCACAAACCAGACAGCTGACACACAGGTCACGCAGGTCAGCACTGAATGA
- the nfyc gene encoding nuclear transcription factor Y subunit gamma isoform X2, translating into MSADAFGAGGSDAQQTLQSFWPRVMEEIRNLTVDFRVQELPLARIKKIMKLDEDVKMISAEAPVLFAKAAQIFITELTLRAWIHTEDNKRRTLQRNDIAMAITKFDQFDFLIDIVPRDDLKPPKRQEEMRQSVAPAEPVQYYFTLAQQPGAVQVQGTQQGQQPGAQTATTIQPGQIIIAQSQQGQMLQGATMQQLQQVQVQSQGTPITSAPVAMQVSEGQQVQIVQAAQGQAQTAQPQGQTMQVMQQIITNTGEIQQIPVQLNTGQLQYIRLAQPVSGAQVVQGQIQTLANTQQITQAEVQQGQQQFNQFTDGQQLYQIQQVTMPAGQELTQPMFIQSTNQTADTQVTQVSTE; encoded by the exons ATGTCCGCAGATGCATTTGGAGCCGGGGGCAGCGATGCCCAGCAAACCCTGCAGTCCTTCTGGCCTCGTGTCATGGAGGAGATCAGGAACCTGACTGTG GATTTCCGTGTGCAGGAGCTGCCTCTTGCTCGAATCAAGAAAATCATGAAGCTGGATGAGGATGTCAAG ATGATCAGTGCAGAGGCTCCGGTCCTGTTTGCCAAGGCAGCTCAGATCTTCATCACAGAGCTCACCCTCAGAGCATGGATCCACACCGAGGACAATAAGAGACGCACGCTACAG aggAACGACATCGCCATGGCAATAACAAAGTTTGACCAGTTTGACTTCCTGATCGACATTGTGCCGCGGGATGACCTGAAGCCGCCTAAACGACAG GAGGAGATGCGCCAGTCGGTCGCCCCAGCAGAGCCGGTGCAGTACTACTTCACTTTGGCCCAGCAGCCTGGAGCTGTACAGGTGCAGGGCACACAACAGGGCCAGCAGCCAGGTGCACAAACAGCCACGACCATCCAGCCTGGACAGATCATCATCGCTCAGTCACAGCAAGGACAG ATGCTGCAAGGTGCCACCATGCAGCAGTTACAGCAAGTGCAGGTGCAGTCACAGGGCACACCCATCACG AGTGCACCTGTGGCCATGCAGGTGAGTGAGGGCCAACAGGTACAGATTGTCCAAGCTGCCCAGGGTCAAGCCCAGACAGCTCAACCCCAAGGCCAGACCATGCAGGTCATGCAGCAGATCATCACCAACACAGGAGAGATCCAGCAAATCCcg GTGCAGCTAAACACGGGCCAGCTACAATACATCCGTCTAGCTCAGCCTGTGTCTGGAGCACAAGTGGTCCAAGGACAGATTCAGACTCTTGCCAACACCCAGCAG atcACACAGGCAGAGGTACAGCAAGGACAGCAGCAGTTCAACCAGTTTACTGATGGACAG CAGTTGTATCAGATCCAGCAGGTGACGATGCCAGCAGGACAGGAGTTGACCCAACCGATGTTCATTCAGTCCACAAACCAGACAGCTGACACACAGGTCACGCAGGTCAGCACTGAATGA
- the nfyc gene encoding nuclear transcription factor Y subunit gamma isoform X1, whose protein sequence is MSADAFGAGGSDAQQTLQSFWPRVMEEIRNLTVKDFRVQELPLARIKKIMKLDEDVKMISAEAPVLFAKAAQIFITELTLRAWIHTEDNKRRTLQRNDIAMAITKFDQFDFLIDIVPRDDLKPPKRQEEMRQSVAPAEPVQYYFTLAQQPGAVQVQGTQQGQQPGAQTATTIQPGQIIIAQSQQGQMLQGATMQQLQQVQVQSQGTPITSAPVAMQVSEGQQVQIVQAAQGQAQTAQPQGQTMQVMQQIITNTGEIQQIPVQLNTGQLQYIRLAQPVSGAQVVQGQIQTLANTQQITQAEVQQGQQQFNQFTDGQQLYQIQQVTMPAGQELTQPMFIQSTNQTADTQVTQVSTE, encoded by the exons ATGTCCGCAGATGCATTTGGAGCCGGGGGCAGCGATGCCCAGCAAACCCTGCAGTCCTTCTGGCCTCGTGTCATGGAGGAGATCAGGAACCTGACTGTG AAGGATTTCCGTGTGCAGGAGCTGCCTCTTGCTCGAATCAAGAAAATCATGAAGCTGGATGAGGATGTCAAG ATGATCAGTGCAGAGGCTCCGGTCCTGTTTGCCAAGGCAGCTCAGATCTTCATCACAGAGCTCACCCTCAGAGCATGGATCCACACCGAGGACAATAAGAGACGCACGCTACAG aggAACGACATCGCCATGGCAATAACAAAGTTTGACCAGTTTGACTTCCTGATCGACATTGTGCCGCGGGATGACCTGAAGCCGCCTAAACGACAG GAGGAGATGCGCCAGTCGGTCGCCCCAGCAGAGCCGGTGCAGTACTACTTCACTTTGGCCCAGCAGCCTGGAGCTGTACAGGTGCAGGGCACACAACAGGGCCAGCAGCCAGGTGCACAAACAGCCACGACCATCCAGCCTGGACAGATCATCATCGCTCAGTCACAGCAAGGACAG ATGCTGCAAGGTGCCACCATGCAGCAGTTACAGCAAGTGCAGGTGCAGTCACAGGGCACACCCATCACG AGTGCACCTGTGGCCATGCAGGTGAGTGAGGGCCAACAGGTACAGATTGTCCAAGCTGCCCAGGGTCAAGCCCAGACAGCTCAACCCCAAGGCCAGACCATGCAGGTCATGCAGCAGATCATCACCAACACAGGAGAGATCCAGCAAATCCcg GTGCAGCTAAACACGGGCCAGCTACAATACATCCGTCTAGCTCAGCCTGTGTCTGGAGCACAAGTGGTCCAAGGACAGATTCAGACTCTTGCCAACACCCAGCAG atcACACAGGCAGAGGTACAGCAAGGACAGCAGCAGTTCAACCAGTTTACTGATGGACAG CAGTTGTATCAGATCCAGCAGGTGACGATGCCAGCAGGACAGGAGTTGACCCAACCGATGTTCATTCAGTCCACAAACCAGACAGCTGACACACAGGTCACGCAGGTCAGCACTGAATGA
- the nfyc gene encoding nuclear transcription factor Y subunit gamma isoform X3, whose amino-acid sequence MSADAFGAGGSDAQQTLQSFWPRVMEEIRNLTVKDFRVQELPLARIKKIMKLDEDVKMISAEAPVLFAKAAQIFITELTLRAWIHTEDNKRRTLQRNDIAMAITKFDQFDFLIDIVPRDDLKPPKRQEEMRQSVAPAEPVQYYFTLAQQPGAVQVQGTQQGQQPGAQTATTIQPGQIIIAQSQQGQSAPVAMQVSEGQQVQIVQAAQGQAQTAQPQGQTMQVMQQIITNTGEIQQIPVQLNTGQLQYIRLAQPVSGAQVVQGQIQTLANTQQITQAEVQQGQQQFNQFTDGQQLYQIQQVTMPAGQELTQPMFIQSTNQTADTQVTQVSTE is encoded by the exons ATGTCCGCAGATGCATTTGGAGCCGGGGGCAGCGATGCCCAGCAAACCCTGCAGTCCTTCTGGCCTCGTGTCATGGAGGAGATCAGGAACCTGACTGTG AAGGATTTCCGTGTGCAGGAGCTGCCTCTTGCTCGAATCAAGAAAATCATGAAGCTGGATGAGGATGTCAAG ATGATCAGTGCAGAGGCTCCGGTCCTGTTTGCCAAGGCAGCTCAGATCTTCATCACAGAGCTCACCCTCAGAGCATGGATCCACACCGAGGACAATAAGAGACGCACGCTACAG aggAACGACATCGCCATGGCAATAACAAAGTTTGACCAGTTTGACTTCCTGATCGACATTGTGCCGCGGGATGACCTGAAGCCGCCTAAACGACAG GAGGAGATGCGCCAGTCGGTCGCCCCAGCAGAGCCGGTGCAGTACTACTTCACTTTGGCCCAGCAGCCTGGAGCTGTACAGGTGCAGGGCACACAACAGGGCCAGCAGCCAGGTGCACAAACAGCCACGACCATCCAGCCTGGACAGATCATCATCGCTCAGTCACAGCAAGGACAG AGTGCACCTGTGGCCATGCAGGTGAGTGAGGGCCAACAGGTACAGATTGTCCAAGCTGCCCAGGGTCAAGCCCAGACAGCTCAACCCCAAGGCCAGACCATGCAGGTCATGCAGCAGATCATCACCAACACAGGAGAGATCCAGCAAATCCcg GTGCAGCTAAACACGGGCCAGCTACAATACATCCGTCTAGCTCAGCCTGTGTCTGGAGCACAAGTGGTCCAAGGACAGATTCAGACTCTTGCCAACACCCAGCAG atcACACAGGCAGAGGTACAGCAAGGACAGCAGCAGTTCAACCAGTTTACTGATGGACAG CAGTTGTATCAGATCCAGCAGGTGACGATGCCAGCAGGACAGGAGTTGACCCAACCGATGTTCATTCAGTCCACAAACCAGACAGCTGACACACAGGTCACGCAGGTCAGCACTGAATGA